In Candidatus Hydrogenedentota bacterium, the following proteins share a genomic window:
- a CDS encoding radical SAM protein, with translation MADSDFREMLSAARLYEAAQRFYSAVPRRFFASGRAFPAWHYFFEMTRRCNLRCRMCQYLDFLENTPAGAQKDGELTTEEWLRVISQCHRFCLVTFTGGEPLLRKDIGELLESASRRCRTHVITNATLLTEERAAQLAALAPRRTGGLGLNFVGTSIEAPGDLHDEIRSMKGAFERTMAGMAALRAARTAARRACPRIHVTTVLQQASVHVLHEMPRVAAAAGADVLNLVTETRMHDLPGLGEADPASFRPGDLSWPRIDPKQLAEALDRTRDAARDAGVALRLPRMPVSELIRYYDTGIRLADYTCRNAWNTMFIGRQGAAYSCWIKRVGNVREQTLQELWNNPEMRAFRQTCRTRLFAMCPGCCFLEHKTMRDPEGEGE, from the coding sequence ATGGCGGACAGTGATTTCCGGGAGATGCTGAGCGCGGCGCGGCTGTATGAGGCCGCGCAGCGCTTTTACAGCGCCGTGCCCCGCCGCTTCTTCGCGTCGGGCCGCGCCTTTCCCGCGTGGCATTACTTCTTCGAGATGACCCGGCGGTGCAACCTGCGCTGCCGCATGTGCCAGTACCTGGACTTCCTGGAGAACACCCCCGCCGGCGCGCAGAAGGACGGCGAACTGACGACCGAGGAATGGCTCCGGGTCATCAGCCAGTGCCACCGCTTCTGCCTCGTCACCTTCACGGGGGGCGAGCCCCTCCTCCGCAAGGACATCGGGGAGCTGCTGGAGAGCGCCTCGCGCCGGTGCCGGACCCATGTCATCACCAACGCCACCCTGCTCACGGAGGAGCGCGCCGCGCAGCTCGCCGCCCTCGCCCCGCGCCGGACGGGCGGCCTCGGCCTCAACTTCGTCGGCACCTCCATTGAGGCCCCCGGCGACCTACACGACGAGATCCGGTCCATGAAGGGCGCCTTTGAGCGCACCATGGCGGGCATGGCCGCCCTGCGCGCCGCGCGGACCGCCGCCCGCAGGGCCTGCCCGCGCATCCACGTCACCACGGTGCTCCAGCAGGCCAGCGTCCATGTCCTCCACGAGATGCCCCGCGTCGCCGCCGCCGCCGGCGCCGATGTCCTCAACCTCGTCACCGAAACCCGCATGCACGACCTTCCCGGCCTCGGCGAGGCCGACCCCGCGTCGTTCCGCCCCGGCGACCTCTCCTGGCCCCGCATTGACCCCAAACAGCTCGCCGAGGCCCTCGACCGCACCCGCGACGCCGCCCGCGACGCCGGGGTCGCCCTGCGCCTGCCGCGCATGCCCGTCTCCGAGCTCATCCGCTACTACGACACCGGCATCCGCCTCGCCGACTACACCTGCCGCAACGCGTGGAACACGATGTTCATCGGCCGCCAGGGCGCCGCCTACTCCTGCTGGATCAAGCGCGTCGGCAACGTCCGCGAGCAGACCCTCCAGGAACTCTGGAACAACCCCGAGATGCGCGCCTTCCGCCAAACCTGCCGCACCCGCCTCTTCGCCATGTGCCCCGGCTGCTGCTTCCTCGAGCACAAAACCATGCGCGACCCCGAGGGGGAGGGGGAGTAG
- a CDS encoding PilZ domain-containing protein, with the protein MVKARTEQRDSDRVRVAARVEVRLHSGVLVEGGVVDLSERGILMATERSLPLDSRVRVLICPEGGHARDGVCLDGRVARVDIRGVAIAFAPMDSIERKRLRRIMDTDGEAPSGGA; encoded by the coding sequence GTGGTCAAGGCGAGAACGGAACAGCGGGACTCGGACCGGGTGCGCGTCGCCGCGCGCGTGGAGGTGCGCCTCCACAGCGGGGTGCTGGTGGAGGGGGGGGTGGTGGACCTGAGCGAGCGCGGCATCCTGATGGCCACGGAGCGGTCGCTGCCGCTGGACAGCCGGGTGCGCGTGCTCATCTGCCCGGAGGGCGGCCACGCCCGCGACGGGGTCTGCCTGGACGGCCGGGTGGCCCGCGTGGACATACGGGGGGTGGCCATCGCCTTCGCCCCGATGGATTCGATCGAACGGAAGCGGCTGCGGCGCATCATGGACACGGACGGGGAGGCCCCCTCCGGCGGCGCCTGA
- a CDS encoding Na+/H+ antiporter subunit G, translated as MSKMLVELLMLAGAAFMFLAALGVVRLPDLYIRMHAATKSGTLGVTCAIVAVALHFGDFAIAVRASLIVVFIFLTAPVAAHLVGRAAYQVGVPLWKRSIVDEGRGGPRDQK; from the coding sequence ATGAGCAAAATGCTGGTCGAGCTGCTGATGCTTGCGGGGGCGGCGTTCATGTTCCTGGCCGCGCTGGGCGTGGTCCGCCTGCCCGACCTCTACATCCGGATGCACGCCGCCACCAAGAGCGGCACCCTGGGCGTCACCTGCGCCATTGTCGCGGTCGCCCTGCACTTCGGCGACTTCGCCATCGCGGTGCGGGCCTCCCTCATCGTGGTGTTTATCTTCCTCACCGCCCCCGTGGCGGCGCACCTCGTCGGGCGCGCGGCCTACCAGGTGGGCGTGCCCCTCTGGAAACGCTCCATCGTGGACGAGGGACGCGGCGGCCCGCGGGATCAGAAGTAG
- a CDS encoding Na+/H+ antiporter subunit E: MILFLWNILLALLWGALTGAMTPLNLLAGFVLAYAALSLTRAGAESGYFLRTRRLLLFFPWFLWQMVVSNLRVAYDIITPWHTSRPGVVAVPLDAETDLEITLLANLITLTPGTLTLDVSEDRRTLYLHAMFITDPEDVRREIKDGLERRLLELLR; encoded by the coding sequence ATGATCCTCTTCCTGTGGAACATCCTGCTGGCGCTGCTCTGGGGCGCGCTGACCGGCGCGATGACGCCGCTCAACCTGCTGGCGGGGTTTGTCCTCGCCTACGCGGCGCTGTCGCTGACACGGGCCGGGGCCGAAAGCGGCTATTTCCTTCGGACCCGGAGGCTTCTGCTATTTTTTCCGTGGTTCCTGTGGCAGATGGTGGTGTCCAACCTCCGCGTGGCCTACGACATCATCACCCCGTGGCACACGTCGCGGCCCGGCGTGGTGGCGGTGCCGCTGGACGCGGAGACGGACCTGGAGATCACCCTCCTGGCGAACCTCATCACCCTGACGCCGGGCACGCTGACCCTCGACGTGTCGGAGGACCGCAGGACGCTGTACCTGCACGCCATGTTCATCACCGACCCGGAGGACGTGCGCCGGGAAATCAAGGACGGGCTGGAGCGCCGCCTGCTGGAGCTGCTGCGATGA
- a CDS encoding Na+/H+ antiporter subunit D: MSLPLTLPLLVPLTGAVLCVLLFRSPGAQRAVALGVSLAHCLAAAALFAGVRGGGVAAVQISGWPAPFGITFVADLLAAVMVCAGAGMGLCIVVYSLFALDRGRERFGYYPLVLALLAAVCGAFLTGDIFNLYVWFEVMLMASFALMALGGERPQLEGAIKYVTLNLVSSAVFLSGAGILYGRVGTLNLADLSLAVDTHLSPGLLTAIAMLFLVAFGIKAALFPFFFWLPASYHTPPTVVAALFSALLTKVGAYALIRVFTLVFSHDIGWTHPVILALAGVTMLTGVLGAASKYDFPKILAFHIVSQIGYIVMGLGLFSAMGLAGAVFFMVHNIVVKTNLFLVAGIARRLTGETHLDRLGGLCRARPWLAACFFVSAMSLAGLPPFSGFFGKLALLVAAARTGHWTVFTVAVVVSFLTLYSMTKIWTHAFWKPAPEGMPDPAPGRDPETDRAVAGMLIPVTALAAVSLLMGLGAGPCMRLALDAAEQLLDKGAYIRAVLGEGAA, translated from the coding sequence ATGAGCCTGCCGCTGACACTCCCGCTGCTGGTTCCCCTGACGGGGGCCGTGCTGTGCGTGCTGCTCTTCCGCAGCCCGGGCGCGCAGCGCGCCGTGGCGCTCGGCGTGTCGCTGGCGCACTGCCTCGCGGCGGCGGCGCTGTTCGCGGGGGTGCGCGGCGGCGGCGTGGCGGCGGTGCAGATCAGCGGCTGGCCCGCGCCCTTCGGCATCACCTTCGTGGCGGACCTGCTCGCCGCGGTCATGGTGTGCGCGGGCGCCGGGATGGGCCTGTGCATCGTGGTCTACTCCCTGTTCGCCCTGGACCGCGGCCGGGAGCGCTTCGGCTACTACCCGCTGGTGCTGGCCCTGCTGGCTGCGGTGTGCGGGGCCTTCCTCACGGGCGACATCTTCAACCTCTATGTGTGGTTCGAGGTGATGCTCATGGCGTCCTTCGCTCTCATGGCGCTGGGCGGCGAACGCCCCCAGCTCGAGGGCGCGATCAAGTATGTCACCCTCAACCTGGTCTCCTCCGCCGTGTTCCTCTCCGGCGCGGGCATCCTCTACGGGCGCGTGGGCACGCTCAACCTGGCGGACCTCTCCCTCGCCGTGGACACGCACCTCTCGCCGGGGCTGCTGACCGCCATCGCCATGCTGTTCCTCGTCGCCTTCGGCATCAAGGCCGCCCTGTTCCCCTTCTTCTTCTGGCTGCCCGCGTCGTACCACACGCCGCCGACGGTGGTGGCCGCGCTGTTCAGCGCGCTGCTGACCAAGGTGGGGGCCTACGCCCTGATCCGCGTGTTCACCCTGGTCTTCTCGCACGACATCGGGTGGACCCATCCGGTGATTCTCGCCCTGGCCGGGGTCACCATGCTCACGGGCGTGCTGGGCGCGGCGTCGAAGTACGACTTCCCGAAGATTCTCGCGTTCCATATTGTCAGCCAGATCGGCTACATCGTCATGGGCCTCGGGCTCTTCTCGGCCATGGGCCTCGCGGGCGCGGTCTTTTTCATGGTCCACAACATCGTTGTGAAGACGAACCTCTTCCTGGTGGCGGGCATCGCGCGCCGCCTGACCGGGGAGACCCACCTCGACCGTCTGGGCGGGCTCTGCCGCGCGCGGCCGTGGCTCGCCGCGTGCTTCTTCGTGTCCGCCATGTCGCTGGCCGGCCTGCCCCCCTTCTCCGGGTTCTTTGGCAAGCTCGCCCTGCTGGTCGCCGCCGCGCGCACCGGCCACTGGACCGTCTTCACCGTCGCCGTCGTGGTCAGTTTCCTGACGCTGTACTCCATGACCAAAATATGGACCCACGCCTTCTGGAAGCCCGCGCCGGAGGGCATGCCCGACCCCGCGCCGGGCCGCGACCCGGAGACCGACCGGGCCGTCGCCGGGATGCTCATCCCCGTGACGGCGCTGGCGGCGGTGTCGCTGCTCATGGGGCTGGGCGCGGGCCCGTGCATGCGGCTGGCGCTGGATGCGGCGGAGCAGCTGCTGGACAAGGGCGCCTACATCCGCGCGGTCCTCGGGGAGGGCGCGGCATGA
- a CDS encoding Na+/H+ antiporter subunit C: MELLFAAVVGGLYAAGVYLLLQRNVVKIILGLALLGHGANLLIFTAGGLTRARAPIIAEGALSAPPDTADPLPQALILTAIVIGFGVLAFLLALVERTHQVVPTDDVDELKGTDT; encoded by the coding sequence ATGGAGCTTCTCTTCGCGGCGGTGGTCGGCGGGCTGTACGCGGCGGGCGTGTACCTGCTGCTGCAGCGCAATGTGGTGAAGATCATCCTCGGGCTGGCCCTGCTCGGCCACGGCGCGAACCTGCTGATCTTCACGGCGGGCGGCCTCACCCGCGCGCGCGCGCCCATCATCGCCGAGGGCGCGCTGTCGGCGCCGCCGGACACGGCGGACCCGCTGCCGCAGGCGCTCATCCTCACGGCCATTGTCATCGGGTTCGGCGTGCTGGCCTTTCTGCTGGCGCTGGTGGAGCGGACGCACCAGGTGGTGCCCACGGACGACGTGGACGAGCTGAAGGGCACCGACACATGA
- a CDS encoding Na+/H+ antiporter subunit B, producing MNSVIFRSATRYMFPILLLLSVFLLMSGHNEPGGGFTGGLVAASAFVLYALAFDTAEARRRLWLDPRYLIGTGLLLALASGVVGLLAGEPFLTAYWVNVPLPGGGVAALGTPLLFDAGVCLDVVGVSLLIIFSMADVDRGEP from the coding sequence GTGAACTCCGTCATCTTCCGCTCCGCCACGCGCTACATGTTCCCCATCCTGCTGCTGCTCTCCGTGTTCCTGCTCATGAGCGGCCACAACGAGCCCGGCGGCGGGTTCACGGGCGGGCTGGTGGCCGCGTCGGCCTTTGTGCTGTACGCGCTGGCCTTTGACACGGCCGAGGCGCGGCGGAGGCTTTGGCTGGACCCCCGGTATCTCATCGGCACGGGCCTGCTGCTGGCGCTGGCCTCCGGAGTCGTGGGGCTGCTGGCGGGCGAGCCTTTCCTGACGGCGTACTGGGTGAACGTGCCGCTTCCCGGCGGGGGCGTGGCGGCCCTGGGGACGCCGCTGCTGTTCGACGCCGGGGTGTGCCTGGACGTCGTCGGCGTGTCGCTGCTCATCATTTTCTCCATGGCCGACGTGGACCGGGGGGAACCGTGA
- a CDS encoding DUF4040 domain-containing protein — protein MLIAVMSGFAGALLAPAVCGAAGKRTGWILAALPGGLFLYFLRLLAAGGAVSTLDWAPELGVSLAFRADGLSLLFALLISGIGALVTVYSGGYLSNHPFLGRWFLYLFAFMASMLGLVLADNLYLLFIFWELTSFTSYLLIGFNHDEEASRAAALQALLVTAAGGLALLAGLVILAGVTGNTGLSGMAASAELLRGHPARVTVVVLLLLGAFTKSAQFPFHFWLPNAMAAPTPASAYLHSSTMVKAGVYLVARMHPLFADDAVWHTGLVVFGGATLLYGGVRAAAQTVIKRMLAYSTVAALGVMMLLFGIGTEAAVHAAVAFLFAHALYKAGLFLVGGAVDHATGERDLRRLSGLGRAMPLTAAAAAVVALSMAGVPPLFGFTAKEHVYAAVLASPAVAAVTVAGALLFVLVALAVGVRPFLGRPLDTPKHAHEPSPSLWLPPLALAAGSLGFGFAPGLLDRALLLPAAAGVLGESLAPSGHAAHGGLVLGLSAATLVVGLGLFFARDRIRGLLGGFRLLSPGEPENLWNAGMRGMVWAAGAQTRAIQHGYLRGYLTLVFLALVLLTAPVLLRHSPEVGRILHSRSLSALLHLRFHEVGLGLLMAVSIGAVVHMRTRLAAVAALGVVGYGMAIIFILFGAPDLAMTQFVIETLTVILLVLAFYHLPAFAPPARRVFQTGNLLLAGSVGVVMALLVLVAADEHHPTALARYFSDNSLSLGHGRNVVNVILVDFRALDTLGEITVLALAALGAYAVLYLKPRGEGGKP, from the coding sequence ATGCTGATTGCCGTCATGTCCGGTTTCGCGGGGGCCCTGCTTGCGCCGGCGGTGTGCGGCGCGGCGGGCAAACGGACCGGATGGATCCTCGCGGCGCTCCCCGGCGGACTGTTCCTGTACTTCCTGCGGCTGCTGGCGGCGGGGGGGGCGGTGTCCACGCTGGACTGGGCCCCGGAACTGGGCGTGAGCCTCGCCTTCCGCGCGGACGGGTTGTCCCTGCTCTTCGCGCTGCTCATCTCCGGCATCGGCGCGCTGGTGACGGTGTACTCCGGCGGCTATCTCTCGAACCACCCGTTCCTGGGCCGCTGGTTCCTGTACCTCTTCGCGTTCATGGCGTCCATGCTTGGCCTTGTGCTGGCGGACAACCTCTATCTACTGTTCATCTTCTGGGAACTGACCAGCTTCACCTCCTACCTGCTCATCGGGTTCAACCACGACGAGGAGGCCTCGCGGGCGGCGGCGTTGCAGGCGCTCCTGGTGACGGCGGCGGGGGGGCTTGCCCTGCTGGCGGGGCTGGTGATCCTCGCCGGGGTGACGGGAAACACCGGCCTGTCGGGCATGGCCGCGTCGGCGGAGCTGCTGCGCGGACATCCCGCGCGCGTCACGGTGGTCGTGCTGCTCCTGCTGGGGGCCTTCACCAAGTCCGCGCAGTTTCCGTTCCATTTCTGGCTGCCGAACGCCATGGCCGCGCCAACCCCCGCCAGCGCCTACCTGCACTCCTCGACGATGGTGAAAGCGGGCGTGTACCTTGTCGCGCGGATGCACCCGTTGTTCGCGGACGACGCCGTGTGGCACACGGGACTCGTCGTGTTCGGCGGCGCGACGCTGCTCTACGGCGGGGTGCGGGCGGCGGCGCAGACGGTGATCAAGCGGATGCTGGCCTATTCCACCGTGGCGGCGCTGGGGGTCATGATGCTGCTCTTCGGCATCGGCACCGAGGCGGCGGTCCATGCGGCGGTCGCCTTCCTTTTCGCCCATGCGCTGTACAAGGCCGGGCTCTTTCTCGTGGGCGGGGCGGTGGACCACGCCACGGGGGAGCGCGACCTGCGGCGGCTTTCCGGACTGGGACGGGCCATGCCGCTCACGGCGGCGGCGGCGGCCGTGGTCGCCCTGTCCATGGCGGGCGTGCCGCCCCTTTTCGGGTTCACGGCCAAGGAGCATGTTTACGCCGCCGTGCTGGCCTCGCCCGCCGTGGCGGCGGTGACCGTTGCGGGCGCGCTGCTCTTTGTGCTGGTCGCGCTGGCGGTGGGTGTGCGCCCCTTCTTGGGGCGCCCCCTCGACACGCCAAAACACGCCCATGAGCCGTCCCCGTCCCTGTGGCTTCCTCCCCTGGCGCTGGCGGCGGGGTCGCTGGGGTTCGGGTTCGCGCCGGGTCTGCTCGACCGCGCCCTGCTGCTGCCCGCGGCGGCGGGCGTGCTGGGGGAATCCCTGGCCCCCTCCGGGCACGCCGCGCACGGCGGGCTGGTGCTGGGCCTGAGCGCGGCCACCCTCGTCGTCGGGTTGGGCCTGTTCTTCGCGCGGGACCGGATCCGGGGGCTGCTCGGCGGGTTCCGGCTGCTGTCGCCGGGGGAGCCGGAAAACCTCTGGAACGCCGGGATGCGGGGGATGGTGTGGGCGGCGGGCGCGCAGACGCGGGCGATCCAGCACGGGTACCTGCGCGGCTATCTTACCCTGGTCTTCCTGGCCCTCGTGCTGCTGACCGCGCCGGTGCTCCTGCGCCACAGCCCCGAGGTGGGGCGCATCCTGCACAGCCGGTCCCTGTCCGCGCTGCTCCACCTGCGCTTCCATGAGGTCGGGCTGGGGCTGCTCATGGCGGTCTCCATCGGCGCGGTGGTCCACATGCGGACGCGGCTGGCCGCCGTGGCCGCGCTGGGCGTGGTGGGCTACGGCATGGCGATCATCTTCATTCTTTTCGGCGCGCCCGACCTGGCCATGACCCAGTTCGTCATCGAGACGCTCACGGTCATCCTGCTGGTGCTCGCGTTTTACCACCTGCCCGCCTTCGCGCCGCCCGCACGCCGGGTCTTCCAGACCGGAAACCTCCTGCTGGCGGGGTCGGTGGGCGTGGTCATGGCGCTGCTGGTGCTGGTGGCCGCCGACGAGCACCACCCGACGGCCCTCGCGCGCTATTTCTCGGACAACAGCCTGTCCCTGGGCCACGGCCGCAACGTGGTGAACGTGATCCTGGTGGACTTCCGCGCCCTGGACACGCTGGGCGAGATCACCGTGCTGGCGCTGGCGGCCCTCGGGGCCTATGCCGTGCTGTATCTGAAGCCGCGCGGGGAGGGGGGGAAGCCGTGA